CAAGACACCTGAAAACTCGCCGGAGAACGTTCCTCTATACATTTGCGCTTCCAGCGGACCTATCTGAACTTGTCCACCGCTAATCGTCACTGGCGTAACAAGCCGCTGCAATTCAATAGGCTCAAAGCGCAAGTTATTGACTTTAAGACTTCCTTTAACATCAACGTCTCTCAGCCATGCAAGATCCCAAGGTTTTTTATTAAAAATTTTAGCGCGATAATTAATGTTATCAGGTGGGAAATAGCGTTTGAGCATAACATCACCGAGTGCAACATCTGCTCGCACTGTCGGTATGTCATTGTTCAGATTGACTAAAAGAGATCCTTGGAGCGTAGAATTATCTATCGTTCCGACAACATTATACAAAGCATAGCGCCCGTCACGAAAATCAAACTCACCGCGCAACGTTGCCCGACCAAAGACTGTAGGGTCGCGCGGCTGCCAGCGTAGTAAATTCATGATACGCAGTGTCGGGCGTAAATCGATGCCGGTTCCGACGAATCTTCCTCGAAATTCCGGTGCACTAACAAATTTTTTGACATCTCCGCTAACAGAGACGCGCTGATTTTGAAACGCAAACACACCATCGCGAATAGATACGTCTTCCGTTTCCAGATTATACGTTGCCTTACTTACTAGCCGTGCAGAAAGAGGTATTACCTGCGCCCGTGAAGTTACATTACCGTACCAAGTTGTATCCAAATCAATGTCAGTACCACGAACAGGCAGCACCCGTTCTGCGCTCATGATAATTGGACCTTTTACTCTGGTAAGGTACGAGTCGTCGCCACTTTTTGTTTCAAAAAATACGGACAAATCCCAATTGTACGGTAAGTCGTTTCCTGCTTCATCTGGCTTTTTGCTCAGGCTATTTCCTGACAAATCAATTTTAAGCTGCTTAAAAAAGTTTTGTTTAGAAACCATGTTGCCGTCAGCATCTTTTTTCGGAAGAGATTTGACATAGCCATTAGTAAAAATGGCGTTAATCTTTCCTCCAAGCCCTGCGACCAATCCATACACAGTACGAGCCTTAGCACGCACATCAACTGTGCCATCCGCAACACCGGAAATAATGGAGTCCCCTGCTAAAATCCGGCTTATATCTTGTGTCTGCACCTTGTTAAAAGTAGCCTGTAGCCGCAAATCATCTGCAATGGTCAAAAGCGCATCCACACTTCCGCCATACGCATTACCTATTTTATATGATGTTAAGGTATCCTCATTGGGAGCAGGCCAACAACGGAAGGCAAGACCACCTATGGTAAAGCCATGTGCAGTCGCTTCTTTTGCACCTATACGAATATCGTATCCAACAGAAAGCTCGGCAAGAGACTGTTCATCTTTTTTTGTTGTATCATCTGAGTCAAGTCGAAAGACAGGTGGCGCATCATTCGCCGGTTTCGGCAATACCTTTGGCGGGTTCACTCCTATCTCAGGAAAGATTTTATTTACATCAACACGGTCACCTGACGCATCGATAAAAATTACAGGCTTCGCAAAATCCTTTACGCCCCCAACACCCGCAAGCGGCATGCCCAACACAGTGGCTGTCAGCTTATCAGACCAGATATGATCTTTTGTAACTTCCAAAGAAAGTTTTCCGTCAATATTATCGAGAGCATGGTTCAAGCTCGTAGGTAAATTTTCTGTAAACCCGAACCAATATGGAAGGCTAAACCCTTTGACTTCAGCGTTGCCTACCAGCTTCCAATTTTCATTCGTCATATCTGACAAGTCACCAGAGAACGTCAGACGACCAGCGGCAACAGACGCCTTCAGCTCTTCCAAAATAAGCTTACTGGCGGGCAAATCCAAGGCCACTTTCGTTTGTATTGACGTAGGAATAGTACGCCCTTCCAGCTCGATGTCCCCTTGCCAATCTACCGTACCGAGAAAGTTCTCAGCCATAAGTGTTGCAGTAGTAAAATCGCTCTCGCCTACAACCTTAAGCTGCCCCTTTGCAGGCAAAAAATTGCTTTCAACTGAACAAGAGAGATCAAACGCAGTCTTTGAAGAAAGGTCTACGTTTAGGAAAATATTCGAAGCAGATACAAACTCTCTACCGTTCGGAGTGGTTCGCTCAAACACGACCTTGCCACGTTGGATGGCAATACCTTGCAAATCGAAGCCGCCAGCGATTTTTCCTAGATCAAATTGCGTATCAACATTCGCAACTTCATCTTTTTTCCCGCTTGCCAAAAGGTCTTCAGAAAGAATAAGTTCTATATCTTGAAGTGTTACATGGTCGATAAACACCTTGCCGGAAAACAGCATTGGTATATCCACGCTGGATTGGATACCACCGACCGCTAGAAACTTCTTCTGCGTAACCGGATCAATCACCTGTACACCTGAGGCATCAATTGCCAATGGCACAATAGATAACTCAAGATCGCCTGTAATCTTCCATTCGTATCCGGTAGCATCAGTTAATCTGCGTTCAATAAGTTCCGGAAAATTGGAAGACTGTATATACCATCCTGCATACGTTAACACACCGCCGATACACACGGTAATAAAAAGAAAAAAATAAAGTACGATACGTGTTGCTGGACGCACTATAGACCTCAAAAAATTTATGGTTCAAGACTATTCAATGTGACACTCTACTATACGCAGTCAATAAAGCAAATACGTCTTGTAAAAACAGCAAAAGAAATACCTTTGCCAAATACTATAGCTAACTCACTGTAAAGCTGCTATTTACACTCTACAGTTTTCAAAAACAACTGTACCATTGCAGTTAACCACGGTGCTATTCACCATAAATAATAATCGTCCCTGCTTATGCAACAGGGGATGCTTATCTACTGGAGTAACGTATTATGAAAGCAGTCATTCTTGATGGTCA
The nucleotide sequence above comes from Halodesulfovibrio sp.. Encoded proteins:
- a CDS encoding AsmA-like C-terminal region-containing protein, producing the protein MRPATRIVLYFFLFITVCIGGVLTYAGWYIQSSNFPELIERRLTDATGYEWKITGDLELSIVPLAIDASGVQVIDPVTQKKFLAVGGIQSSVDIPMLFSGKVFIDHVTLQDIELILSEDLLASGKKDEVANVDTQFDLGKIAGGFDLQGIAIQRGKVVFERTTPNGREFVSASNIFLNVDLSSKTAFDLSCSVESNFLPAKGQLKVVGESDFTTATLMAENFLGTVDWQGDIELEGRTIPTSIQTKVALDLPASKLILEELKASVAAGRLTFSGDLSDMTNENWKLVGNAEVKGFSLPYWFGFTENLPTSLNHALDNIDGKLSLEVTKDHIWSDKLTATVLGMPLAGVGGVKDFAKPVIFIDASGDRVDVNKIFPEIGVNPPKVLPKPANDAPPVFRLDSDDTTKKDEQSLAELSVGYDIRIGAKEATAHGFTIGGLAFRCWPAPNEDTLTSYKIGNAYGGSVDALLTIADDLRLQATFNKVQTQDISRILAGDSIISGVADGTVDVRAKARTVYGLVAGLGGKINAIFTNGYVKSLPKKDADGNMVSKQNFFKQLKIDLSGNSLSKKPDEAGNDLPYNWDLSVFFETKSGDDSYLTRVKGPIIMSAERVLPVRGTDIDLDTTWYGNVTSRAQVIPLSARLVSKATYNLETEDVSIRDGVFAFQNQRVSVSGDVKKFVSAPEFRGRFVGTGIDLRPTLRIMNLLRWQPRDPTVFGRATLRGEFDFRDGRYALYNVVGTIDNSTLQGSLLVNLNNDIPTVRADVALGDVMLKRYFPPDNINYRAKIFNKKPWDLAWLRDVDVKGSLKVNNLRFEPIELQRLVTPVTISGGQVQIGPLEAQMYRGTFSGEFSGVLKNRLESRLVANINGVDLALASKGAAGQDYLGGTATGYLEVRGNLGSSHDILANLDGIWGVAIRDGFFGFSKNRQGEIDKTTFRSAVSDGNIRQGIMSSNNFAVTSPFVDMRGGGKIDLPNRNIDYKVSVTYARIPTVPVTITGSWDNPQITVDGLSVVPRTFGKIGGGVFSILKDALLIPFRAVDLLPSLR